Genomic segment of Psychrobacter sanguinis:
TGTCCTCAAAACGTTGCAAGTTCTCTTCTACGCTTGCATCGCGCTGTGGTGACGGCTTACCTGGCTCATTAAATGAACCGCGAGTCTCACGGATTTGTTCTGGATTTTGTAAATCAACGTAGGCATCGCCTTGCTTGATTAATTTAATGGCCCATTCATGCAGTTGGTCAAAATAGCCTGACGCATAGTAAGGCTCATCTGCCCACTCAAACCCTAACCATTTAACATCATTTTTGATGTTATCAATATAGTCCTGCTTTTCAGCGGTTGGGTTGGTATCGTCAAAACGTAGGTTGCAAATACCGCCAAATTCTTTGGCAACGCCGAAGTTTAGGCAAATAGATTTCACATGACCCAAATGCAAGTAGCCGTTTGGTTCTGGCGGAAATCGAGTGATAATTTTCTCGTATTTATTGTTGGCAACATCTTCACGGATGATATGACGAATAAAGTCATTCTTCTCATGTTCTTCTTTATTTACAGCATCGCTCATAAAACCTTACTCCTAACATTAAAAATTCTTATAAAAAAGGCGATTTAGCACTTATCAAAAGCCGATTAAAAATAACAAATGCTCTATTCTAACAAACCTAAGCATAATCACTCATCTATTTATACAATATATTTTGTAGCTCACCCTATACGGTTATCAAATTACCTTTAATCGCAAATGAAACACTTCTGAAGTTATCATTTATCTCAAACAAACAGGCTTGAGTTAAAAAAAGCTGACATAAAAAAATAGGTCCATTTGAATTCCAAGCATCTATAAGGATGTTGTTTTAGGGAGATAGCTAAGCCCTGTAACAGCTAGACACATGACAATCTAAAAAAAAGAGGTTAGACTACCCCTTTAAATTTAAGAGTATTCATTCTATATAGAGTTAATACGTCTTTTAAACAAGGGGTTTTCTGGCAAATCCAGAATTTAACTTAACAGAGTCTGCCTAAGGTGTGGTCTCTTTTTGTTTGCCCTGTCTTTGTACAAAACTATATTTAATATTGATTGGGTGTGTTTGGCCCACAGCCGAATAAAAGCCCTAAAGGACATCCTGTGAATGCACTTAAAACGTTAGGTTTTGGCACATTAATGATGCCTCTTTTTTTAATGGGCTGTACCAATACCAATGCAACCCAAACTAGCAATACCAATGCCAATACCAATGTTACCTCAAATACTAAGGAAACCAAGATGAGTGATATGCCAGTAGTTCAGTTAAACACCTCAATGGGTGAAATCGTTATCGAATTAAACGCTGAAAAAGCACCTAAAACCGTTGAAAACTTTGTGTCTTACGTTAAATCAGGTCACTATAACGGTACTGTATTCCATCGCGTTATCCCTGACTTCATGATTCAAGGCGGCGGTATGGACGCTGACATGAATGAAAAGAAAACCAACGCGCCTATCGAAAACGAAGCAGACAATGGTTTGAAGAACGAGGAAGGCACCATTGCTATGGCCCGTACTCAAGACCCACATTCAGCCACTAGCCAGTTCTTCATTAACGTTAAAAACAATGCTTTCTTAAACCATTCTGGCAAAAACATGCAAGGTTGGGGGTATACTGTTTTTGGTAAAGTAACCAGTGGTATGGACGTGGTTAAGAAAATTGAAGGCGTTCCTACTGGTCGTTATGGTATGCATGCTGATGTCCCTAAACAGCCTGTTATCATTGAATCTGCAGTTATGGTTTCAGAATAATTTAGTCCATCGGCTAATTATTTGTTGCTAACTATATTATGCTAATAAATGACACTGCTGTTACTGACTACAGCCATATGATAACCACTCGGCCTAATGATATACGCCGAGTGGTTATCAGTGATTTGCATTTATCAGCTGATGAGCCTGCCCTAGTGCAGGCTTTTTTAGCTTTGATTAATGATTTAATTGCGTTACCTCATTTAAAAGAGCTCTATATCCTAGGCGATTGGTTCGATGCTTGGATCGGTGACGATAATTATTTGACCTTATCAAATATTGAGATGCGCAGACATTGGCTCACGCCCGTTATTCATCAACTGTCTCAGCTAATGTTAAGTGGCTGCCAGATAAAAGTGATGCACGGCAATCGCGATTTTTTAATCGGTCAAGATTTCTGTGATTTATTTAAAGGGACATTGATTCCCGAACCTTATCTATTAACCCTGGGTGACCAAAAAATTCGTATGGAGCATGGCGATGCATTATGTACGGATGATAAATCTTACCAACGTTTTAGAATCATAATCCGCAATCCTATTACCCAGTATCTATTGCTAAAACGACCGCTGCAAAAACGGTTGGCTCTCGCTCAAAAGATTCGTACCAAAAGTGCCCTCGATAAATCCAGTAAATCGATGTCGATTATGGATGTGAATCAAGCGGCCGTTATCAAAGCTTTAAAACCTGTTGATTGTCTATTGCATGGACATACTCACCGTCCTGCCAAACATCAAGTTGTTATCGATGCAAAGCATCATGTAACTAAGTCACGTTACGTCTTAGGAGACTGGCGACTAATCAGTCCCGATACCTCTTACGAGCAAGTTGA
This window contains:
- a CDS encoding peptidylprolyl isomerase, producing the protein MSDMPVVQLNTSMGEIVIELNAEKAPKTVENFVSYVKSGHYNGTVFHRVIPDFMIQGGGMDADMNEKKTNAPIENEADNGLKNEEGTIAMARTQDPHSATSQFFINVKNNAFLNHSGKNMQGWGYTVFGKVTSGMDVVKKIEGVPTGRYGMHADVPKQPVIIESAVMVSE
- a CDS encoding UDP-2,3-diacylglucosamine diphosphatase encodes the protein MITTRPNDIRRVVISDLHLSADEPALVQAFLALINDLIALPHLKELYILGDWFDAWIGDDNYLTLSNIEMRRHWLTPVIHQLSQLMLSGCQIKVMHGNRDFLIGQDFCDLFKGTLIPEPYLLTLGDQKIRMEHGDALCTDDKSYQRFRIIIRNPITQYLLLKRPLQKRLALAQKIRTKSALDKSSKSMSIMDVNQAAVIKALKPVDCLLHGHTHRPAKHQVVIDAKHHVTKSRYVLGDWRLISPDTSYEQVEAVIAVTTAEINSLDQNQSAEKESLQLVKFVVKT